A region of Haloplanus sp. XH21 DNA encodes the following proteins:
- a CDS encoding HemK2/MTQ2 family protein methyltransferase: protein MTNDSVDDTTAALADRRGMETAVYQPAEDSRLLAEAAIEHARGRALEVGTGSGWVAERIATETDADVVASDYNPAACRQARDRGVPAVRANLVEPFRANSFDTVAFNPPYLPTDPENEWEDWMERALSGGESGRAVIVPFLDTVGRILRPDGAVLLLVSSLTGFDAVVDRAERNGFAVSTVREESYPFETLSILRLE, encoded by the coding sequence GTGACTAACGACTCCGTGGACGACACGACCGCTGCCCTCGCCGACCGCCGGGGGATGGAGACAGCGGTGTATCAACCGGCGGAGGATTCTCGACTGCTCGCCGAGGCCGCCATCGAACACGCCCGCGGGCGGGCGCTGGAAGTCGGCACCGGATCGGGATGGGTCGCCGAACGCATCGCAACCGAGACGGACGCCGACGTGGTCGCCAGCGACTACAACCCGGCGGCCTGCCGGCAGGCCCGCGACCGAGGCGTGCCCGCGGTCCGGGCGAACCTCGTCGAACCGTTTCGGGCCAACAGCTTCGACACCGTCGCGTTCAACCCGCCCTACCTCCCGACCGACCCCGAAAACGAGTGGGAGGACTGGATGGAGCGGGCGCTGTCGGGTGGCGAATCCGGCCGAGCCGTCATCGTCCCTTTCCTCGACACCGTGGGTCGCATCCTCCGTCCCGACGGTGCCGTCCTCCTGCTCGTCAGCAGTCTGACGGGCTTCGACGCCGTCGTCGACCGCGCCGAGCGCAACGGGTTCGCCGTCTCGACGGTGCGCGAGGAGTCGTACCCCTTCGAGACGCTGTCGATCCTCCGTCTGGAATAA
- a CDS encoding RAD55 family ATPase — protein sequence MPTHDARSHRYSIADTLPISVDDLDAGMNVLVSGPAMSGKRRLVFDLLAPPPQPHDPIVVLTTDDPAARVRAQFEDRGVSVDPSTVRIVDASGAPGDDDPVVERLSSPGNLTGMGVGFTRAVDGMGTPSTARVGFLSISTLLQYVDDQRTFSFLHVLLRRSSAAGYLGVYSIDPTTHDEKFVNVVTSIFDAVIDVREVDAEREVRVRGLDSVDPVWMALSN from the coding sequence ATGCCCACCCACGACGCCAGATCCCACCGCTACTCGATCGCCGACACCCTCCCGATCAGTGTCGACGATCTCGATGCCGGGATGAACGTGCTGGTGTCCGGCCCGGCGATGTCGGGCAAGCGCCGACTGGTGTTCGACCTCCTGGCACCCCCGCCCCAACCGCACGATCCGATCGTCGTGCTGACGACCGACGATCCGGCGGCGCGCGTCCGCGCTCAGTTCGAGGACCGGGGCGTTTCGGTCGATCCATCCACCGTCCGAATCGTCGACGCCTCGGGGGCACCTGGCGACGACGACCCGGTGGTCGAACGCCTCTCGTCGCCCGGCAACCTCACCGGCATGGGCGTTGGCTTTACGCGCGCCGTGGACGGCATGGGAACGCCATCGACGGCCCGCGTGGGCTTTCTCTCCATCTCGACGCTCCTCCAGTACGTCGACGATCAGCGGACGTTCTCGTTTCTGCACGTCCTCTTGCGTCGGTCGAGCGCCGCGGGCTACCTCGGCGTCTACAGCATCGATCCCACGACCCACGACGAGAAGTTCGTCAACGTCGTCACCTCGATTTTCGACGCCGTGATCGATGTCCGCGAGGTCGATGCCGAGCGCGAGGTTCGGGTGCGGGGGCTCGACAGCGTCGATCCGGTGTGGATGGCGCTTTCCAACTAG
- a CDS encoding NAD(P)/FAD-dependent oxidoreductase, with product MRVVVLGAGYAGLTLAHRLESRLPDAADIVVVDESDTHLVQHELHRVVRRPAVADAITVPLDDALDRATVRTTRVEGIDRDARRVRLADGVLDYDYAAVCLGAETAFYDLPGVADHGLPLKRLDHAREIREDALDTCERDGRIVVGGAGLSGVQVAGELAALADERDADVDVTLLERQDSVAPAFPEAFQTAVRDALVAAGVDVRTDARVTGATGEAVELDDSGVPYDTFVWTGGIRGSDALGGDRPVVRGDLRLDDRTFAVGDAARVVDADGDAVPASAAAAIREAGTVATNLGRLVRHALEADDETDGFAPRLDPFRFDAPGWIVSVGDDAVATVGPKVFTGAPARAMKATVGAGHLSSVGEITRVVELAREEL from the coding sequence ATGCGCGTCGTCGTTCTCGGCGCCGGCTACGCCGGCTTGACTCTCGCTCACCGCCTCGAATCTCGACTCCCCGACGCCGCCGACATCGTCGTCGTCGACGAGTCCGACACCCATCTCGTGCAGCACGAACTCCACCGCGTCGTCCGCCGTCCCGCCGTGGCCGACGCCATCACCGTCCCCCTCGACGACGCGCTCGACCGCGCGACGGTCCGCACGACCCGCGTCGAGGGTATCGACCGCGACGCCCGGCGCGTCCGCCTCGCCGACGGCGTCCTCGACTACGACTACGCCGCGGTCTGCCTCGGCGCCGAGACGGCGTTCTACGACCTCCCCGGCGTCGCCGACCACGGCCTGCCGCTGAAACGCCTCGACCACGCCCGGGAAATCCGTGAGGACGCCCTCGACACCTGCGAGCGCGACGGTCGGATCGTCGTCGGCGGGGCCGGCCTCTCGGGCGTCCAGGTCGCCGGCGAACTCGCGGCGCTCGCCGACGAACGCGACGCCGACGTGGACGTGACGCTGCTCGAACGCCAGGACTCGGTCGCGCCCGCCTTCCCCGAGGCGTTCCAGACCGCCGTCCGCGACGCGCTCGTCGCCGCCGGCGTCGATGTCCGAACCGATGCGCGCGTGACCGGGGCGACCGGCGAGGCCGTCGAACTCGACGACAGCGGCGTTCCCTACGACACGTTCGTCTGGACGGGCGGCATCCGCGGATCGGACGCCCTCGGCGGTGACCGCCCCGTCGTGCGCGGCGACCTCCGACTCGACGACCGCACCTTCGCGGTCGGCGACGCCGCTCGCGTCGTCGACGCCGACGGCGACGCCGTGCCCGCGAGTGCCGCGGCCGCCATCCGCGAGGCAGGGACCGTCGCCACGAACCTCGGTCGCCTCGTGCGACACGCGCTGGAAGCCGACGACGAGACCGACGGGTTCGCCCCGCGTCTCGACCCGTTTCGGTTCGACGCGCCGGGCTGGATCGTCTCCGTCGGCGACGATGCCGTCGCCACGGTCGGCCCAAAGGTGTTCACGGGCGCGCCGGCCCGAGCGATGAAAGCCACCGTCGGCGCCGGCCACCTCTCCTCCGTCGGTGAGATCACGCGTGTGGTCGAACTCGCTCGCGAGGAACTCTGA
- a CDS encoding methionine synthase: MSDNREQFRPDDHANEHFLLTSIVGSYPKPKWLNRVSDLADDPDSKFTDEHLHEAHDDACRVIVDEHERTGLDTVSDGEMRRNEMVEFFADRIDGYEFNGPVKVWGHNYFDKPSVVDDVEYAESWLVDEFEFTKDAASKPVKVPITGPYTLASWSFNEAYDDDAELSYALADLVNEEIEALVDAGARYIQIDEPALATTPDDHAIVGECLERIVAGLPDDVRIGLHVCYGDYSRIYPELLDYPIDEFDLELCNGDYEQIDVFTDPEFTTDLALGVVDVHTTDVESVEEIKENIKQGFKVVPPERLTVSPDCGVKLLPREVARQKIENMVTATREIEAELDAGEIDIEAPEVSAD; this comes from the coding sequence ATGAGCGACAACCGCGAGCAGTTCCGTCCCGACGACCACGCCAACGAACACTTCCTGCTCACCTCCATCGTCGGCAGTTACCCCAAGCCCAAGTGGCTCAACCGGGTGTCCGACCTGGCCGACGACCCCGACTCGAAGTTCACCGACGAGCATCTCCACGAGGCCCACGACGACGCCTGCCGCGTCATCGTCGACGAACACGAGCGAACGGGGCTCGACACCGTCTCCGACGGCGAGATGCGCCGCAACGAGATGGTGGAGTTCTTCGCCGACCGCATCGACGGCTACGAGTTCAACGGGCCCGTCAAGGTCTGGGGCCACAACTACTTCGATAAGCCCTCCGTCGTCGACGACGTCGAGTACGCCGAGTCGTGGCTGGTCGACGAGTTCGAGTTCACGAAAGACGCCGCCAGCAAGCCGGTCAAGGTTCCCATCACGGGCCCCTACACGCTGGCGAGTTGGTCGTTCAACGAGGCCTACGACGACGACGCCGAACTCTCCTACGCCCTCGCGGACCTCGTGAACGAAGAAATCGAGGCGCTGGTCGACGCCGGCGCGCGCTACATCCAGATCGACGAACCCGCGCTGGCGACGACGCCGGACGATCACGCCATCGTCGGCGAATGCCTGGAACGCATCGTCGCGGGTCTGCCCGACGACGTGCGCATCGGCCTCCACGTCTGTTACGGCGACTACTCTCGCATCTACCCCGAACTGCTCGACTACCCCATCGACGAGTTCGACCTGGAACTCTGCAACGGTGACTACGAGCAGATCGACGTCTTCACCGATCCCGAATTCACCACCGACCTGGCGCTCGGCGTCGTCGACGTTCACACGACGGACGTCGAGAGCGTCGAGGAGATCAAGGAGAACATCAAACAGGGCTTCAAGGTCGTGCCACCGGAGCGCCTGACCGTCAGCCCCGACTGCGGCGTGAAACTCCTGCCGCGGGAGGTCGCCCGCCAGAAGATCGAGAACATGGTCACCGCGACCCGCGAGATCGAGGCCGAACTCGACGCGGGCGAGATCGACATCGAGGCGCCGGAAGTCAGCGCGGACTGA
- a CDS encoding mechanosensitive ion channel family protein: protein MADLSAVTGGTFLGRFVATVVVVTVVLLVRYAARKWRKGRKDTGESTAPKLAVSAGITLITAGGIVAVVLLWDLVDPLARSYRNLGLQDVAGRVLLGIVVLASTYALTGFVGQIIGEFTGKRSAVSEHQREIVYRLTQVSLYTLAILVVVGLFTRDLGNLLVGAGFLGIVVGMAARQTLGAVLAGFVLMFSRPFEIGDWIEIGEREGIVTDITVVTTRIQTFDGEYVMLPNDEVNAQPITNRTRKGRLRIEVEVGVDYDTNPGNAAEIARDAVKGLDEILQVPTPQVVAKRFGDSAIILGVRVWIDNPSARRRWRARTAVIEAVTAAFDEEGIKIPFPQRELMGRTEEGGLAIAGGEPQAAPTPDGDGQTRD from the coding sequence ATGGCTGATCTCTCAGCGGTGACCGGCGGGACGTTCCTCGGCCGGTTCGTCGCGACGGTCGTCGTCGTCACCGTCGTCCTGCTGGTTCGGTACGCCGCACGAAAGTGGCGGAAGGGCCGCAAAGACACGGGGGAAAGCACGGCGCCGAAGCTCGCGGTGTCGGCCGGCATCACCCTGATTACGGCGGGCGGCATCGTGGCCGTCGTGCTCCTGTGGGATCTGGTCGACCCGCTGGCGCGCTCCTACCGGAACCTCGGCTTGCAGGACGTCGCCGGCCGCGTGTTGCTCGGCATCGTTGTGTTGGCATCGACGTACGCGCTGACCGGCTTCGTCGGACAGATCATCGGGGAGTTCACGGGCAAGCGATCGGCCGTCAGCGAACACCAGCGCGAGATCGTCTACCGACTGACGCAGGTGTCGCTGTACACGCTCGCGATTCTCGTCGTCGTCGGCCTGTTCACGCGTGACCTGGGCAACCTCCTCGTCGGGGCTGGCTTTCTCGGCATCGTCGTCGGGATGGCCGCCCGACAGACGCTCGGGGCGGTGCTCGCTGGCTTCGTCCTCATGTTCTCCCGGCCGTTCGAGATCGGTGACTGGATCGAAATCGGCGAACGGGAGGGCATCGTCACCGACATCACGGTCGTCACCACGCGCATCCAGACGTTCGACGGGGAGTACGTGATGCTTCCGAACGACGAGGTGAACGCCCAGCCGATAACGAACCGGACGCGCAAGGGACGCCTCCGCATCGAGGTAGAGGTCGGCGTCGACTACGACACCAACCCCGGGAACGCCGCCGAGATCGCCCGCGACGCAGTGAAAGGGTTGGACGAAATCCTGCAGGTGCCGACCCCGCAGGTCGTGGCCAAGCGGTTCGGCGATTCGGCCATCATCCTGGGGGTACGCGTCTGGATCGACAACCCGAGCGCTCGTCGGCGGTGGCGGGCGCGCACAGCGGTCATCGAAGCGGTTACCGCCGCCTTCGACGAGGAGGGAATCAAGATTCCGTTCCCGCAGCGCGAACTCATGGGGCGGACCGAAGAGGGCGGACTAGCTATCGCGGGCGGCGAACCGCAGGCGGCGCCGACGCCCGACGGCGACGGGCAGACCCGTGACTAA
- a CDS encoding hydantoinase B/oxoprolinase family protein, which produces MSDEDIDPVTLEVLRNACVAVAEEMNATLVRTSYSPNIKDRRDCSCALFDVAGDDGAAEMISQAENIPVHLGAMPYSVAAAIEAFPPAELKDGDAILLNDPFHGGAHLPDMTLVTPVFVDGELVAVAANRAHHADVGGGQAGSVAADSTEIYQEGLRVPPVKLYDGGDPVEDVFDLLLTNVRTPDERRGDFRAQRAANRTAVERVRDLTERHGLDTLRAATNEIKDYAERRMRAEIDDLPDGTVRFEDVLDDDGRGHEDLRIAAAVTVDGDALVVDFEGTSEQVAGPINAPLAVTASATYYAIRCVTDPDVPPNAGTYRPIEIRAPEGTVVNAQPPAAVVGGNLEISQRVADALLGAFGTETPERSVAAAQGTMNSVTFGGTDSDGDAFAFYETVGGGYGGRAGADGMDGVHAHMSNTLNTPAEVLETAYPLRIRRYEYRDDSGGTGEFRGGLGLRRDIEVLADGVAFSLLADRRRHRPYGLAGGDAGAAGADYLDRAADDDRVQIPAKSTHELDAGDVVSVRTPGGGGFGDPTDRDPAAVLRDWRLGKVSAATVREVYGLDPGEESDD; this is translated from the coding sequence ATGAGCGACGAGGATATCGACCCCGTCACGCTGGAGGTGTTGCGCAACGCCTGCGTCGCCGTCGCCGAGGAGATGAACGCGACGCTCGTGCGCACGAGTTACTCGCCGAACATCAAGGACCGCCGGGACTGCTCGTGTGCGCTGTTCGACGTGGCGGGCGACGACGGCGCCGCGGAGATGATCAGCCAGGCCGAGAACATCCCGGTCCACCTCGGCGCGATGCCGTACTCCGTGGCCGCGGCCATCGAGGCGTTCCCGCCCGCGGAACTCAAAGACGGCGACGCCATCCTGCTGAACGATCCGTTCCACGGCGGCGCCCACCTCCCCGACATGACGCTCGTGACGCCCGTGTTCGTCGACGGGGAACTGGTCGCCGTCGCCGCGAACCGCGCCCACCACGCCGACGTGGGCGGGGGGCAGGCCGGCAGTGTCGCCGCCGATTCGACGGAGATCTACCAGGAGGGACTTCGGGTGCCGCCCGTGAAACTGTACGACGGCGGCGACCCCGTCGAGGACGTGTTCGACCTCCTGCTGACGAACGTGCGGACGCCGGACGAGCGCCGCGGCGATTTCCGCGCCCAACGGGCGGCCAACCGGACGGCGGTCGAACGGGTCCGCGACCTGACGGAGCGCCACGGCCTCGACACACTGCGTGCGGCGACGAACGAGATCAAGGATTACGCCGAGCGCCGGATGCGCGCCGAAATCGACGACCTGCCCGACGGGACGGTCCGGTTCGAGGACGTCCTCGACGACGACGGACGGGGCCACGAGGACCTCCGCATCGCCGCCGCGGTGACCGTCGACGGCGACGCCCTCGTCGTCGACTTCGAGGGGACCAGCGAGCAGGTGGCGGGTCCCATCAACGCCCCCCTCGCGGTGACGGCGTCGGCGACGTACTACGCGATCCGCTGTGTGACCGATCCGGACGTGCCGCCCAATGCGGGCACGTACCGTCCTATCGAGATCCGAGCGCCGGAAGGGACGGTCGTCAACGCACAACCACCGGCGGCGGTCGTCGGCGGCAACCTGGAGATATCCCAACGCGTCGCGGACGCGCTCCTGGGGGCGTTCGGGACGGAAACGCCCGAGCGCTCCGTCGCCGCCGCCCAGGGGACGATGAACAGCGTCACCTTCGGCGGGACGGACAGCGATGGCGACGCGTTCGCCTTCTATGAGACGGTCGGCGGCGGCTACGGCGGCCGGGCCGGCGCCGACGGGATGGACGGCGTCCACGCCCACATGAGCAACACCCTCAATACGCCCGCCGAGGTGCTGGAGACCGCCTATCCCCTCCGCATACGCCGGTACGAATACCGTGACGACTCCGGCGGCACCGGCGAGTTCCGCGGCGGACTCGGCCTCCGCCGGGATATCGAAGTGCTGGCCGACGGCGTGGCCTTCAGCCTGCTCGCCGACCGCCGGCGACACCGGCCCTACGGTCTCGCCGGTGGCGACGCGGGCGCGGCCGGCGCGGACTATCTGGACCGCGCGGCCGACGACGACCGCGTGCAGATCCCGGCCAAATCGACACACGAACTCGACGCGGGCGACGTGGTGAGCGTCCGCACGCCCGGCGGCGGCGGGTTCGGTGATCCCACGGACCGCGATCCAGCCGCCGTGCTGCGCGACTGGCGCCTCGGAAAGGTGTCGGCGGCGACGGTGCGGGAGGTGTACGGACTCGATCCGGGCGAGGAGAGCGACGACTAG
- a CDS encoding BtpA/SgcQ family protein — MTALPRIVGMVHLPPLPGAPRFDGDREALRRRARRDAHTLVDGGVDALLVENYGDAPFYPDEAPAHVVASMTRLVGAVRREVDCPVGVNVLRNDARAAISIAAAAGADFVRVNVHTGARVTDQGVIEGRAHETLRLRDRLDADVSILADADVKHSAPLGAGHGEPIADVVDRGLAAGVVVSGERTGETVATERLTAAAEQCADLDVPLYVGSGVTPETVGETLAVADGVIVGTALKRGGETTAPVDESRVRALVDAA, encoded by the coding sequence ATGACTGCACTCCCCCGGATCGTCGGCATGGTCCACCTGCCGCCACTCCCCGGCGCACCGCGGTTCGACGGTGATCGTGAAGCGCTCCGCCGGCGCGCACGGCGTGACGCGCACACCCTCGTCGACGGTGGCGTCGACGCACTCCTCGTCGAAAACTACGGCGACGCGCCGTTCTACCCCGACGAGGCGCCCGCCCACGTCGTCGCGTCGATGACCCGCCTGGTCGGCGCCGTTCGGCGCGAAGTCGACTGCCCGGTGGGCGTGAACGTCCTCCGAAACGACGCGCGAGCGGCGATATCGATCGCCGCTGCGGCCGGCGCCGACTTCGTCCGCGTCAACGTCCACACGGGCGCCCGGGTCACGGATCAGGGCGTGATCGAGGGGCGCGCCCACGAGACGCTCCGCCTGCGCGACCGCCTCGATGCGGACGTGTCGATCCTCGCCGACGCCGACGTCAAACACTCCGCACCGCTCGGAGCGGGACACGGCGAACCGATCGCCGACGTGGTGGACCGCGGCCTGGCCGCCGGCGTCGTCGTCAGCGGCGAGCGAACGGGCGAGACCGTCGCAACGGAGCGGCTCACCGCCGCCGCCGAGCAGTGTGCGGATCTGGACGTTCCGCTGTACGTCGGGAGCGGCGTCACACCCGAGACGGTCGGAGAGACGTTGGCTGTCGCCGACGGCGTGATCGTCGGCACGGCGCTGAAACGAGGCGGAGAGACGACGGCCCCGGTCGACGAGTCGCGGGTCCGGGCGCTCGTCGACGCGGCGTAG
- a CDS encoding DUF655 domain-containing protein, with product MTSESGEADTESGADTAAEADHAVILDYLPHGRPSDDRPQYKKSPLAYALGESEFQLLELTLDDDADVGIGDRVVIGPAEEREAVERVRDVDHDDLSNAARSELDYAVKDIVERHERRFVDFYNDAQPITLRLHQLNLLPGIGKKLRNDVLDERKRAPFESFDDLEERIAGLHDPKGVLVDRILEELRDEDLKYRTFVEREE from the coding sequence ATGACCTCCGAGAGCGGAGAGGCCGACACCGAGAGCGGCGCCGACACCGCAGCGGAGGCGGACCACGCGGTGATCCTCGACTACTTGCCGCACGGACGGCCGAGCGACGACCGCCCGCAGTACAAGAAGTCGCCGCTGGCGTACGCCCTCGGGGAATCGGAGTTCCAGCTGCTCGAACTCACGCTCGACGACGACGCCGACGTGGGTATCGGTGACCGCGTCGTAATCGGACCGGCGGAGGAGCGCGAGGCGGTCGAGCGCGTTCGCGACGTGGACCACGACGACCTGTCGAACGCCGCTCGCTCGGAACTCGACTACGCGGTCAAAGACATCGTCGAGCGTCACGAACGGCGGTTCGTCGACTTCTACAACGACGCCCAGCCGATCACGCTCCGTCTGCACCAGCTCAACCTGCTTCCCGGCATCGGGAAGAAACTCCGCAACGATGTCCTCGACGAGCGCAAGCGCGCGCCCTTCGAGAGCTTCGACGACCTCGAGGAGCGCATCGCCGGACTCCACGATCCGAAAGGCGTCCTCGTCGATCGGATTCTCGAAGAGCTCCGGGACGAGGACCTCAAGTACCGGACGTTCGTCGAGCGCGAGGAGTGA
- a CDS encoding 16S ribosomal RNA methyltransferase A — protein MTAGQASRDPDRLLDRAGVSGNPDRDQHFLVDERVLDRLPTHLPADADRSHVLEIGGGTGALTDRLLATSDRVTVVERDPDLAAFLRDEFAAAIADDRLTVIEGDALEVDLPDATASISNLPYGVSSEITFRLLPLGIPTVLMFQREFAERMAAEPDTAEYGRLSVSAQHYAEVEVVETVPPTAFSPPPAVDSAIVRTTPRDPDYKVEDEEFFLRFVKAVFTQRRKTLRNAVRNTVHISGIEDPDAVVDAAGEALMSKRAGELAPDEFAALASLAAEGDGRSDG, from the coding sequence ATGACAGCGGGACAGGCGTCGCGCGACCCGGATCGACTGCTCGACCGGGCAGGGGTGAGTGGCAACCCCGACCGCGACCAGCATTTCCTCGTCGACGAGCGCGTTCTCGACCGGCTCCCCACCCACCTTCCGGCGGACGCCGACCGGAGTCACGTGCTCGAAATCGGCGGCGGCACGGGCGCGCTCACGGACCGTCTGCTAGCGACGAGCGACCGCGTGACGGTCGTCGAACGCGACCCCGACCTCGCGGCCTTCCTCCGCGACGAGTTCGCCGCCGCCATCGCGGACGATCGGTTGACCGTGATCGAGGGCGACGCCCTCGAGGTCGATCTGCCGGACGCGACCGCGAGCATCTCGAATCTGCCCTACGGCGTCTCCAGTGAGATCACGTTTCGACTGCTACCGCTCGGGATTCCGACCGTCCTCATGTTCCAGCGGGAGTTCGCCGAGCGGATGGCCGCCGAGCCGGATACGGCCGAGTACGGCCGCCTCTCGGTGAGCGCCCAGCATTACGCCGAAGTCGAGGTGGTAGAGACGGTGCCGCCGACGGCGTTCTCCCCGCCGCCGGCCGTCGACAGCGCCATCGTGCGGACGACACCGCGCGATCCCGACTACAAAGTCGAGGACGAAGAGTTCTTCCTGCGGTTCGTGAAGGCCGTGTTCACCCAGCGCCGCAAGACGCTGCGAAACGCCGTCCGCAACACCGTTCACATCTCCGGGATCGAGGATCCGGACGCGGTGGTCGACGCGGCGGGTGAGGCGCTCATGTCGAAGCGGGCGGGCGAGTTGGCTCCGGACGAGTTCGCGGCGCTCGCCAGCCTCGCCGCCGAGGGGGATGGCCGCTCCGATGGCTGA
- a CDS encoding 5-methyltetrahydropteroyltriglutamate--homocysteine methyltransferase, with protein sequence MTELVATTPGLYPLPDWAKDELSDLKGHQKGDLISGDEGGEIVDAYQRARTEVVDAQVDARLDRIVEGQLRWDDMLAHPLTVHDNVETGGIVRYYDNNNFYRDPQVQGELTASGDVAAELESVDADADELQAVLPGPYSLADLATDEFYGDEAGFLDAIADFLVGEIEQFPAHETLFLLEPSLVENEPADDANEHASEVIDRVAAATDANVVVHTYWGAVPERTYAHLMDADVDAIGFDFVTDADESLYNINEYGTKDAIAMGLVDGQNTLVESPETIRDRVDWVLENTHTDFDLAYLTSNTELFYLPVNKFEAKLGALGDAATLAEVDA encoded by the coding sequence ATGACCGAACTGGTCGCCACGACACCGGGACTGTATCCGCTCCCCGACTGGGCGAAAGACGAACTGTCGGACCTGAAGGGACACCAGAAAGGAGACCTCATCAGCGGCGACGAGGGCGGCGAAATCGTCGACGCCTACCAGCGCGCGCGGACCGAAGTCGTCGACGCGCAGGTCGACGCCCGCCTCGACCGCATCGTCGAGGGACAGCTCCGGTGGGACGACATGCTCGCCCACCCCCTGACCGTCCACGACAACGTCGAGACGGGCGGCATCGTCCGCTACTACGACAACAACAACTTCTACCGCGATCCGCAGGTGCAGGGCGAACTCACCGCGTCGGGCGACGTGGCTGCCGAGTTGGAGAGCGTCGACGCCGACGCCGACGAATTACAGGCGGTCCTCCCCGGTCCGTACTCGCTCGCCGACCTCGCGACCGACGAGTTCTACGGCGACGAGGCCGGCTTCCTCGACGCCATCGCCGACTTCCTCGTGGGCGAAATCGAGCAGTTCCCGGCCCACGAGACGCTGTTCCTGCTCGAACCGTCGCTGGTCGAGAACGAACCCGCAGACGACGCGAACGAACACGCGAGCGAGGTCATCGACCGCGTGGCCGCCGCGACGGACGCGAACGTCGTCGTCCACACCTACTGGGGTGCGGTTCCGGAGCGAACGTACGCTCACCTGATGGACGCGGATGTCGACGCTATCGGCTTCGACTTCGTGACCGACGCCGACGAGTCGCTCTACAACATCAACGAGTACGGCACGAAAGACGCGATCGCGATGGGCCTGGTCGACGGCCAGAACACGCTGGTCGAGTCGCCCGAAACCATCCGTGACCGCGTCGACTGGGTGCTCGAGAACACGCACACCGACTTCGACCTCGCCTACCTCACCTCCAACACGGAACTGTTCTACCTGCCCGTGAACAAGTTCGAGGCCAAACTCGGCGCGTTGGGTGACGCCGCGACGCTCGCGGAGGTGGACGCATGA
- the mvaD gene encoding phosphomevalonate decarboxylase MvaD, which yields MKATATAHPIQGLVKYHGMRDPDLRLPYHDSISVCTAPSRTTTTVAFGDTDEDTYLIDGDRVEGRGAERIDAVVDHVRDLADVDAPVRLESENSFESNVGFGSSSSGFAAAAMALCEAAGLDLSRPEISTVARRGSSSAARAVTGAFSHLHAGLNDEDCRSERIDTDLEDDLRVVAALVPSYKETEQAHEEAADSHMFQARMAHIHDQMVEMQDALRAADFDRVFELAEHDSLSLAATTMTGPSGWVYWQPRTIAVFNTVRALRKEDVPVYFSTDTGASVYVNTTAEYVDRVESAVADCGVETRLWEVGGPAELRPGEALF from the coding sequence ATGAAGGCGACCGCCACGGCCCACCCGATTCAGGGATTGGTGAAATACCACGGGATGCGCGACCCGGACCTGCGCCTCCCCTACCACGACAGCATCAGCGTCTGTACGGCGCCCAGTCGGACCACCACGACCGTCGCGTTCGGCGACACCGACGAGGACACCTACCTGATCGACGGCGACCGCGTCGAGGGGCGCGGCGCGGAACGCATCGACGCCGTCGTCGACCACGTCCGCGACCTGGCCGACGTCGACGCCCCCGTCCGCCTGGAGAGCGAGAACTCCTTCGAGTCCAACGTCGGCTTCGGTTCGTCGTCGTCCGGATTCGCCGCCGCCGCGATGGCGCTGTGTGAGGCCGCCGGCCTCGACCTCTCGCGCCCCGAGATTTCGACCGTCGCCCGCCGCGGGTCGTCCTCCGCGGCCCGCGCGGTCACGGGCGCGTTCTCGCATCTCCACGCCGGTCTCAACGACGAGGACTGCCGCTCCGAGCGCATCGACACCGACCTCGAAGACGACCTGCGGGTCGTCGCCGCGCTCGTCCCTTCCTATAAGGAGACCGAACAGGCCCACGAGGAGGCCGCCGACAGCCACATGTTCCAGGCGCGGATGGCCCACATCCACGACCAGATGGTCGAGATGCAGGACGCGCTCCGTGCGGCCGACTTCGACCGCGTGTTCGAACTCGCGGAACACGACTCGCTCTCCCTCGCCGCGACGACGATGACCGGCCCCTCGGGATGGGTGTACTGGCAACCCCGCACCATCGCCGTCTTCAACACGGTGCGCGCGCTCCGGAAGGAGGACGTCCCGGTCTACTTCTCGACCGACACGGGCGCGAGCGTCTACGTCAACACCACCGCGGAGTACGTCGACCGCGTCGAATCCGCGGTCGCCGACTGCGGCGTCGAAACGCGTCTCTGGGAGGTCGGCGGCCCCGCCGAACTCCGCCCCGGCGAAGCGCTCTTCTGA